One window of the Ictidomys tridecemlineatus isolate mIctTri1 chromosome 11, mIctTri1.hap1, whole genome shotgun sequence genome contains the following:
- the LOC144368179 gene encoding LOW QUALITY PROTEIN: apoptosis inhibitor 5-like (The sequence of the model RefSeq protein was modified relative to this genomic sequence to represent the inferred CDS: inserted 2 bases in 1 codon; substituted 1 base at 1 genomic stop codon) translates to MDLRRAFPSQTTATSPDQHSDSAPLTLLWSPFSFSGRSLQEQMNPEFLFYDHKDAYQVILDGVKGSTKEKRLAAQFIPKFFKHFPELADSAINAQLDLCKDEDVSIXHQAIKELPQFATGENLPRVADILTQLLQTDDSAEFNLVNNALLSIFKMDAKGTLGGLFSQILQGEDIVRERAIKFLSTKLKTLPDEVLTKEVEELILTESKKVLEDVTGEEFVLFMKILSGLKSLQTVSGRQQLVELVAEQADLEQTFNPSDPDCVDRLLQCTRQAVPLFSKNVHSTRFVTYFCEQVLPNLSTLTTPVEGLDIQLEVLKLLAEMSSFCGDMEKLETNLRKLFDKLLEYMPLPPEEAENGENAGNEEPKLQFSYVECLLYSFHQLGRKLPDFLTAKLNAEKLKDFKIRLQYFARGLQVYIRQLCLALQGKTGEALKTEENKIKVVALKITNNINVLIKDLFHIPPSYKSTVTLSWKPVQKVEIGQKRANEDTTSGSPPKKSPARPKRDARQIYNPPSGKYSSNLGNFNYXRGAFRGSRGGRGWGTRGNRSRGRLY, encoded by the exons ATGGACCTTCGGAGGGCTTTCCCGAGCCAAACTACAGCAACGTCTCCCGATCAGCACTCAGATTCGGCACCATTGACTCTCCTCTGGAGCCCTTTCTCATTCTCAGGAAGAAGTCTCCAGGAGCAAATGAATCCAGAATTTCTCTTTTATGAC CATAAAGATGCCTATCAAGTGATATTGGATGGCGTGAAAGGCAGTACAAAGGAAAAACGATTAGCAGCTCAGTTTATTCCTAAATTCTTTAAGCATTTTCCAGAATTGGCTGATTCTGCTATCAATGCACAGTTAGACCTCTGTAAAGATGAAGATGTATCAATTTGACACCAAGCAATTAAAGAGCTGCCTCAATTTGCCACTGGAGAAAATCTTCCCCGAGTGGCAGATATACTGACCCAACTTTTGCAGACAGATGACTCTGCAGAATTTAACTTAGTAAACAATGCCCTGTTAAGTATATTTAAGATGGATGCAAAAGGAACTTTAGGTGGCTTATTTAGCCAAATACTTCAAGGAGAGGACATTGTTAGAGAACGAGCTATTAAATTCCTATCTACAAAACTCAAGACTTTACCAGATGAAGTCCTAACAAAGGAAGTAGAGGAGCTTATCCTAACTGAATCCAAAAAGGTCTTGGAAGATGTGACTGGTGAAGAATTTGTTCTGTTCATGAAAATACTATCTGGGTTAAAAAGCTTACAGACAGTGAGTGGAAGACAGCAACTAGTAGAGCTTGTGGCTGAACAGGCCGACCTAGAACAGACCTTCAACCCCTCAGATCCTGACTGTGTGGACAGGCTCTTACAGTGCACGCGGCAAGCAGTACCCCTCTTCTCTAAAAATGTTCATTCCACAAGATTTGTGACTTATTTCTGTGAGCAAGTTCTCCCTAACCTCAGTACCTTGACTACCCCTGTGGAGGGTCTCGATATACAATTAGAGGTATTAAAGTTGTTGGCAGAAATGAGTTCATTTTGTGGTGACATGGAGAAGCtagaaacaaatttaagaaaactatttGATAAGTTATTGGAATATATGCCTCTTCCTCCAGAAGAAGCAGAAAATGGGGAGAATGCTGGTAATGAAGAACCCAAGCTGCAGTTCAGTTATGTGGAATGTTTGTTGTACAGTTTTCATCAGTTGGGCCGAAAACTTCCAGATTTCTTAACAGCCAAACTGAATGCAGAAAAGCTCAAAGATTTCAAAATCAGGCTGCAATACTTTGCACGGGGCTTACAGGTTTATATTAGACAACTTTGCTTGGCTCTTCAGGGTAAAACAGGCGAGGCcttaaaaacagaagagaatAAGATTAAAGTTGTTGCGTTGAAAATAACGAACAATATCAATGTTTTAATCAAGGATCTCTTCCACATTCCTCCTTCATATAAGAGCACAGTAACATTATCTTGGAAACCTGTACAGAAGGTTGAGATAGGGCAAAAGAGAGCTAACGAAGATACAACTTCAGGTTCACCACCCAAGAAATCTCCAGCAAGACCAAAAAGGGATGCCAGGCAGATTTATAACCCCCCCAGTGGGAAATATAGCAGCAATTTGGGCAACTTTAATTA GAGAGGAGCTTTCAGGGGAAGTAGAGGTGGCCGAGGTTGGGGAACCCGAGGAAATCGTAGTCGAGGAAGACTCTACTGA